GAACACGCGGGAACCATTGCTCTTAGATGACGGCAGGTTCTGATCAGGAGTCGTCGAACTTGCTGGGCTGTTTTCCTCACTCTCAATGTCCATAGGAAGCTTCATCTTAGCCAAGGACTCAGTAAACTGCTGCATGCTTTTCATGTACATGTCCACAAAATCCTGCTGCACCACTTTCTGCTCCGGTTCCATGTTTACTGTGACAAGAGGTTTTGCTGAAGAATCGCTCGATCCACCAACGGAGGAAGCACTGTCACGATCATCGCTGTGCACGCTCTGATCTTTTGGGGTTGAAACATGCTGCTCTTTTGAAGGCTTCGAATTTTCTTCCTGACTTGGATACTTTGAAGCTACTGGGGCATCTGAGGACTGGGAGCTCGCAGGAACTGAAGGAGAAGATACCCCATTAGTTGAGACACTGCTTGGGGGCGAATCACGGACTGGATGCAGGACCGACTGAACCGTAGCTGTTGAGATGCTTTCTACTGCATGAACACCCAATTCTGAACTCAGCTCATTCTCATCTGAAACAACCAAGCTCTCAGAGTTCTGAGAGTCCAGGCTGTCACATGAGATGCCAAAGTACTCGGAAACCATCATTTGATTCTCATTGACAATATTTGGGTCTGGAAACTCGATCTTATCGAGCTCACATGGGTCCGATTCGGCTACTTGTGATTCTTGGACAGGTGCCTCAGTGGACAAAACAGTGGGTGGAGCCGGAATAGCCATCACTTCAGGTGAAGCCCCAGTATAAGAGAGTGACAAATGAACGAACCCTGCAGGGGAATGAAAGAGATcagttgaagagagagagaactccTTATCCAACTGGCCATTCTTGAGGATGACTTCGGACAATGGCACCAGAGCAAAACCCAGCAACTGATCCTCCAGATAATTCTTCACCCTGCTCAGCATCCAAATTTCACACTTGAGGGAACACTCCAGTGTCCGTACATTGAGCCGAAGATTATCGTTGAAGACTGGATTTTGGCCACCGCCATTAATGGTTTTGGTAGACACAGCAAGCTCAGGATCGCTGGTCAAGCAAACCTTAGCATAAACATCTTGCTTGTGGTATATGCAGATGTTATGGATGTCCCTCGCCCGATGCACGAAACACCTCGAGGGAGCCGACGAAGCTCTCCAAGTTACCACCAGCAGCTTCCTTCCTGTTGGCATCAATGCCCTTGGTGAAACAGCCAGAGTTCAGGACAAAGAAGTCCGGCTGCTGTTTCTCGACCTCAACAACAGAACTCTTATATGCCGAAACAACAGACTGAGGCGAGTCCATCCTAGACCGAGCAACGAAACCTGCAGGCCAAGCACGAAATAAACGCCAAACATCAGGCAACCGTACCAATAATTCCTGACTCAAAACATAACCCACCACTTGCACTAGCGGACTTAACTCAAAGAGGTCAAAAGCCCAGAAATCAAGCAGAAAACAGAGACGAATTGCGATGAGCTCTAATGGGACAAGCACAAGATTACCTGACGAAGAACTACTTCAACGCTGACTTGAAGAAAGAAACTTGAGACCGAAAGCTAGAACCGTTGCTCTGGCAAAAGaagcaaacaaaacaaaaaaatcaaacttgaaATCAGCGCACTTAAGACTTGCCCTGTAACTGGCCCCAAATCCCAGAAACTCCAAACCAAGCACCAACCCCGCAATCAAGTTCAACCCTCTGACCGAAACGGTCTCCGAGCTGAAATAAGCACGACCCGAAGCTAGAAGACAAAAGAGTTCACGCAGCTACTACATCCTCGGGATCGGTGAAACCAAGAATTCCACTAAACCCTAAGTCCACGGACAATCGCAATTCGGATGCAGTACAAGCCCTACCCTCAATTATTTAGAGCGAACCCAAAAACCCCCCGACTCTAAAGCATCCAAAGGTACACAGAGGCAGGAACAGAAACCGATAAAGCAACCGACTTTATCGACCCCCACAGCACAATCAAGAAAGAATCCGAAGTGGTAAAACAGGGGAAAGCCAATCAAAAGCACTGCACACGCAAGATTTTGTCCCGGAACAGCGCGCAGACAGACCCACCCAAATTCTGCCGGAAATCCTATCAGACCAACGCGAACTCACtcgaaaacattaaaaaaaaaaaaaaaaaaaggagcaacaGAACAGTTTCCAGAGCAAGAACCGaaatgggtaaaaaaaaaaaaaatctccacttGCCTCGAGCTCCGAAGTCCCCAACTAATCCCCAAGATCCGTCCAGACCCAGTTCTTGAATCGAGGGTCGAGCTTCCTCTGAACCAAACCCAGTGAACTATCTTACGTACGACCTCCCCTTCCCGCAAGTAAACGACACTGTCGCTGCTGTTGAAGGAAGAATTGAGACGGCCAAGGAGGTTGAATATTGTCGGGAGGCTTCGAGTACGTGTGGACAGTAGTGGGCAGTAGtacatatattaatttatatagaAATACCAACAGacaaaagagttaaaaaaatatatatataaatagttAATGATTGActaaatttaatcaaaatcttGGGTTAAAGAAATGATATTGAGCGGATTTATTGGACGGGCAGTGTGACCTCGCGAGTCCGCCGGGGTCGGTTCCGGAGGGGGACAAATGGGGTGCGAGATGAGTGGGGCGTCCGTGGCTGGAGGTGGGGACAGAGATTTCGCCCCCGGGTCGACTCACTGTTCCGACTCGGCTGTCTCGTTTCGCCATGACTCGTGATTCAGGCCGGGTCATTCGATGTTGATCATACACGGTGAGGCCATCCAAATCAGGAACCATCCAGATCAGATCGAATCGAACTGGCCGATTTGATCCGGTTTCCCAAAGGGATCGATCCAACTTTCTGCTCCAAAGAGGAACGGGACTTTATCAGACGgactctttttttaaaaaaaaagcatatttttagctttttaaaaaatagtaataactatagtatttgttaatatttttaattttttgcaaagTGATCAATTCCATGAGTAAGGACTGGACTGATCACTGAGTGACCGGTCCAGTCCGGTCCGGTCCTTGATTCCAAAAAATGGAGTGGGGAACCGATCGCCCCTAGTTCATTAGTGGCATCGCCAGGATTTGAACCGCCTTGACAAGTTTTCAAGAAATGTTTTCTGCCCAAGTTGATAGAAACGTTTGCGCCTCTAGCAAAACACAGCGTGTCTAATCTTTCATAGAAAAAGTAATTGTTTGCAAACCACCTTATTAATTATAAGTCAGATTATGAATACTACTGATAATAATTATGTAATTGACGTAGGATTGCACGGTcgttaaaaatgaaaatctatttGAGATACGACCTTACCACacctataaaaagaaaaatgattgatAAATCTCgtcaagaagaaaaagtcatGCATCGAGTTCATTACTTACCTCACTACaagataaaatcaaatttatctAAAGGTGTCGTGTTATACACGTAAACATGAACTAGATTGAATAACGTTGACAAAAATATAGATAAGTAAATGTGCAAGACCCCCAAATAAAAAAGTGCAATGCACAGCTAAACAAGTGTGTCACAAAATAAGTACGTTTCATCAATGTTGTGtgtaaattaaattgaatagtATGACTCTTCACAAGATAATAACATGACATTGATAAGAACCGCAACTCCTTttgcttatctttttttttgttccccttGAAAATTTTGGCTTATTTAGCTAATGTATCATT
The window above is part of the Eucalyptus grandis isolate ANBG69807.140 chromosome 6, ASM1654582v1, whole genome shotgun sequence genome. Proteins encoded here:
- the LOC104448160 gene encoding LOW QUALITY PROTEIN: uncharacterized protein LOC104448160 (The sequence of the model RefSeq protein was modified relative to this genomic sequence to represent the inferred CDS: deleted 1 base in 1 codon), whose protein sequence is MDSPQSVVSAYKSSVVEVEKQQPDFFVLNSGCFTKGIDANRKEAAGGNLESFVGSLEVFVHRARDIHNICIYHKQDVYAKVCLTSDPELAVSTKTINGGGQNPVFNDNLRLNVRTLECSLKCEIWMLSRVKNYLEDQLLGFALVPLSEVILKNGQLDKEFSLSSTDLFHSPAGFVHLSLSYTGASPEVMAIPAPPTVLSTEAPVQESQVAESDPCELDKIEFPDPNIVNENQMMVSEYFGISCDSLDSQNSESLVVSDENELSSELGVHAVESISTATVQSVLHPVRDSPPSSVSTNGVSSPSVPASSQSSDAPVASKYPSQEENSKPSKEQHVSTPKDQSVHSDDRDSASSVGGSSDSSAKPLVTVNMEPEQKVVQQDFVDMYMKSMQQFTESLAKMKLPMDIESEENSPASSTTPDQNLPSSKSNGSRVFYGSRAFF